A stretch of Crossiella cryophila DNA encodes these proteins:
- a CDS encoding S8 family peptidase yields MKRTARAFAAAAILVLAASTTAVAAPLPAKPAPSPVTSASPQIIPDQFIVTLTKGGTLDSLDKLLDRFSLGIQVKFRYSGLFLGFAAKISPLVVPLLRALPEIESVTPDAEIKLDLPPANGGSARAVGSWGLDRINQRSLPLDGAYSVSRNGSGVTAYIVDTGIQFDHPDFQGRARPGFDAIGDGRNGNDCNGHGTHVAGTVGGAVYGVAKATRLVAVRVLGCDGRGSWGGIIAGLDWVGANAVRPAVANLSLGGTPGLAQVDDAANRLSDKGVFVAVAGGNSTDDACKYSPARAARPITIGATTVTDGYAGYSNRGQCIQLLAPGTDITSAWPGNQIKTISGTSMATPHVAGAAALFKQAFGDQPQAPIMNWLWNNGTPDKIGGTPAATPNRLLYTGGL; encoded by the coding sequence ATGAAACGCACGGCCCGAGCATTCGCCGCCGCGGCGATCCTGGTTCTCGCCGCGTCCACCACCGCGGTCGCCGCGCCGTTACCGGCCAAACCCGCGCCCAGCCCGGTGACCAGCGCCAGCCCGCAGATCATCCCGGACCAGTTCATCGTCACCCTGACCAAGGGCGGCACCCTGGACTCGCTGGACAAGCTGCTGGACAGGTTCAGCCTCGGCATCCAGGTGAAGTTCCGCTACAGCGGCCTGTTCCTGGGCTTCGCGGCCAAGATCAGCCCGCTGGTGGTGCCGCTGCTGCGCGCGCTGCCGGAGATCGAGTCGGTGACCCCGGACGCGGAGATCAAGCTCGACCTGCCGCCGGCCAACGGCGGTTCGGCACGGGCGGTCGGCTCCTGGGGCCTGGACCGGATCAACCAGCGCTCGCTGCCGCTGGACGGCGCGTATTCGGTGTCCCGCAACGGATCCGGCGTCACCGCCTACATCGTGGACACCGGCATCCAGTTCGACCACCCGGACTTCCAGGGCCGGGCGCGCCCCGGTTTCGACGCGATCGGCGACGGCCGCAACGGCAACGACTGCAACGGCCACGGCACGCACGTGGCCGGCACGGTCGGCGGCGCGGTGTACGGGGTGGCCAAGGCGACCCGGCTGGTGGCGGTGCGGGTGCTGGGTTGTGACGGCCGAGGCAGCTGGGGCGGCATCATCGCCGGACTGGACTGGGTCGGCGCGAACGCGGTGCGACCAGCGGTGGCCAACCTGTCCCTGGGCGGCACCCCGGGCCTCGCCCAGGTCGACGACGCGGCGAACCGCTTGTCCGACAAGGGTGTTTTCGTGGCGGTGGCCGGCGGCAACTCCACCGACGACGCCTGCAAGTACAGCCCGGCCCGCGCGGCCCGGCCGATCACCATCGGCGCCACCACCGTCACCGACGGCTACGCCGGCTACAGCAACCGCGGCCAGTGCATCCAGCTGCTGGCCCCCGGCACCGACATCACCTCGGCCTGGCCCGGCAACCAGATCAAGACCATCAGCGGCACCAGCATGGCGACCCCGCACGTGGCCGGCGCGGCGGCGCTGTTCAAACAGGCCTTCGGCGACCAGCCCCAGGCCCCGATCATGAACTGGCTGTGGAACAACGGCACCCCGGACAAGATCGGCGGCACCCCCGCCGCGACCCCGAACCGACTCCTCTACACCGGCGGCCTGTGA
- a CDS encoding DUF3090 domain-containing protein has protein sequence MARVIHLFRQPERFIAGTVGQPGDRSFYLQASENGRTVSVLLEKQQVSVLAERLGALLEEVQRRFGAEVPPDAPDDLVDTEPLEVPLEEEFRVGTMGLGWDAEASAVVVELLAVTEEEIDESVVLDDTEEGPDAVRVFLTPVQARAFAQRAERVVGAGRKPCPLCNEPLDAEGHVCPRQNGYRRGEPS, from the coding sequence ATGGCACGTGTCATTCACCTCTTCCGCCAGCCCGAACGGTTCATCGCCGGAACCGTCGGGCAACCAGGCGACCGCTCGTTCTACCTCCAGGCCAGCGAGAACGGCCGTACCGTCAGCGTGTTGCTGGAGAAGCAACAGGTGTCGGTGCTGGCCGAACGGCTGGGCGCGCTGCTCGAGGAGGTACAACGGCGCTTCGGCGCTGAGGTGCCACCCGACGCGCCGGACGACCTCGTCGACACCGAACCCCTCGAAGTGCCGCTCGAGGAGGAGTTCCGCGTCGGCACCATGGGTCTGGGCTGGGACGCCGAGGCCAGCGCCGTCGTCGTCGAACTACTCGCCGTCACCGAGGAGGAGATCGACGAGTCGGTCGTGCTCGACGACACCGAGGAGGGCCCCGACGCCGTCCGGGTCTTCCTCACCCCGGTGCAGGCCAGGGCGTTCGCCCAGCGCGCCGAACGGGTGGTGGGCGCGGGCCGCAAACCCTGTCCGCTGTGCAACGAGCCGCTCGACGCCGAGGGCCACGTGTGCCCGCGGCAGAACGGCTACCGCCGCGGCGAGCCGAGCTGA
- a CDS encoding S66 peptidase family protein: MSGLRRPARVPRAGHVAVIAPAGPVPPAQLDTGIEQLQSWGLTVSVGAHVRDTHPELDYLAGLDADRAADFVWAWTRPEFDAVLCARGGYGCQRMVDLVPWAELKSLPPKVFAGSSDVTALHTRIAAELGQVTLFAPMTASAMFTDDLPAREHLRWSLLDPAAVGKLGRGAEPIIGGQARGVTVGGTLSLLAADLGLPAGHRRRPPPGSLAVLEDVTEDPYRLDGLLTHLLRSGWFDGVTGIALGSWTSCGPMPEVRAVLTDRLGGLGVPVAWELGFGHCANQLTVPLGVSALLDADAGTLLLDEPALI; this comes from the coding sequence GTGAGCGGGCTGCGCCGACCGGCCAGGGTGCCGCGCGCCGGTCACGTGGCGGTGATCGCACCGGCCGGGCCGGTCCCGCCCGCCCAGCTGGACACCGGCATCGAGCAGCTCCAGTCCTGGGGGCTGACCGTCTCGGTCGGCGCGCACGTCCGGGACACTCACCCGGAGCTGGACTACCTGGCCGGGCTGGACGCCGACCGGGCCGCGGACTTCGTGTGGGCGTGGACGCGGCCGGAGTTCGACGCGGTGCTGTGCGCCCGCGGCGGCTACGGCTGTCAGCGGATGGTCGACCTGGTGCCGTGGGCGGAGCTGAAGTCGTTGCCGCCCAAGGTGTTCGCCGGATCCAGCGATGTCACCGCGCTGCACACCCGGATCGCGGCCGAACTGGGTCAGGTCACCCTGTTCGCGCCGATGACCGCCAGCGCCATGTTCACCGACGACCTGCCAGCCCGCGAACACCTGCGCTGGTCGCTGCTGGACCCGGCCGCGGTCGGCAAACTCGGCCGCGGCGCCGAACCGATCATCGGCGGTCAGGCGCGCGGGGTCACCGTCGGCGGCACGCTGAGCCTGCTCGCCGCCGATCTCGGCCTGCCCGCCGGGCACCGCCGGCGGCCACCGCCGGGGTCCCTGGCCGTGCTGGAGGACGTCACCGAGGATCCGTACCGCCTCGACGGCCTGCTCACCCACCTGCTGCGCTCGGGCTGGTTCGACGGGGTCACCGGCATCGCGCTCGGCTCCTGGACCTCCTGCGGGCCGATGCCGGAGGTGCGGGCGGTGCTGACCGACCGGCTCGGCGGGCTGGGCGTGCCGGTGGCCTGGGAGCTTGGGTTCGGGCACTGCGCCAACCAGCTCACTGTGCCGCTGGGCGTGTCCGCGTTGCTGGACGCCGACGCGGGCACCCTGCTGCTGGACGAACCCGCGCTGATCTAG
- a CDS encoding dipeptidyl-peptidase 5: protein MVTVLGYGNWTSPISAADASAVTAPPHWVRAHGGFTYWTEGRPTEGGRVTLLRGRAGAAAEQVLAAPWSARNRLHEYGGAPYTVLTTGDGDRVAFTDWADQRIHLVDAAGGEPVPLTPAPEREHGLRYGDLRPGPDGAEIWCVRETITGDRPTDLLRELIAIPVSGAAATDPAAIRVLAASHRFMSAPQASPDGRRLAWIGWNHPAMPWDGTELCVAELTGDGTAGPHRVVAGGAAESVCQFAWADDHSLYAMTDPDGWWNLHRVSLDGTQRALHRAEADYGGPLWTLGAAWFVPLGDGRHLLRGRTGLAVLSEDTGELTALDLPLPVWRTTFARDGDLITGVAAGPATAPAVAQVDLSTGQLTMLTDQPAGLPDPAYLPPVVERIFTGPDGVGVPAYVYLPHNPDFTAPDGERPPFLVHVHGGPTGEVSPTLSADFAYFTSRGIGVVAVNYGGSSGYGRAFRDRLREAWGVVDVQDCATVAEALAAEGTADPLRLGIRGGSAGGWTTAASLTSVATYRGGAAYFPVLDLLSFAGGGTHDFESRYLDGLVGALPEAEARYRERSPSNRVDQLAGPILLLQGLEDQVCPPEQCDRFLEALAGKGIPHAYRSFEGEQHGFRRAENIQAALEAELSFFGQTLGFSPAGVPALELRS from the coding sequence GTGGTCACCGTACTGGGGTATGGCAACTGGACATCGCCGATCAGCGCCGCCGACGCGAGCGCCGTCACCGCGCCGCCGCACTGGGTGCGCGCGCACGGTGGCTTCACCTACTGGACCGAGGGCAGGCCCACCGAGGGCGGCCGGGTCACCCTGCTGCGCGGCCGGGCTGGCGCGGCGGCCGAGCAGGTGCTGGCCGCGCCGTGGAGCGCCCGCAACCGGCTGCACGAGTACGGCGGCGCGCCCTACACGGTGCTGACCACCGGCGACGGCGACCGGGTCGCCTTCACCGACTGGGCCGACCAGCGGATCCACCTGGTCGACGCGGCAGGCGGCGAACCGGTCCCGCTGACCCCGGCGCCCGAGCGGGAGCACGGCCTGCGCTACGGCGACCTGCGCCCCGGCCCCGACGGCGCCGAGATCTGGTGCGTCCGGGAGACCATCACCGGCGACCGCCCCACCGACCTGCTGCGCGAACTCATCGCGATCCCGGTCTCCGGCGCGGCCGCCACCGACCCCGCCGCGATCCGGGTGCTGGCCGCCAGTCACCGGTTCATGAGCGCGCCCCAGGCCAGCCCGGACGGCCGTCGGCTGGCCTGGATCGGCTGGAACCACCCAGCCATGCCCTGGGACGGCACCGAGCTGTGCGTGGCCGAACTGACCGGCGACGGCACCGCGGGGCCGCACCGGGTGGTGGCGGGCGGGGCGGCCGAGTCGGTCTGCCAGTTCGCCTGGGCCGATGACCACTCGCTGTACGCGATGACCGACCCGGACGGCTGGTGGAACCTCCACCGGGTGAGTCTGGACGGCACCCAGCGCGCCCTGCACCGGGCCGAGGCCGACTATGGCGGTCCACTGTGGACACTCGGCGCGGCCTGGTTCGTCCCGCTCGGCGACGGCAGACACCTGCTGCGCGGCCGGACCGGGCTCGCCGTGCTGAGCGAGGACACCGGCGAGCTGACCGCGCTGGACCTGCCGCTTCCGGTGTGGCGCACCACCTTCGCCAGGGACGGCGACCTGATCACCGGCGTCGCGGCGGGCCCGGCCACCGCACCCGCGGTGGCTCAGGTCGACCTGAGCACCGGACAGCTGACCATGCTCACCGACCAACCGGCCGGACTGCCCGATCCGGCCTACCTGCCGCCGGTGGTGGAGCGGATCTTCACCGGCCCGGACGGCGTCGGTGTCCCCGCCTACGTCTACCTGCCGCACAACCCCGACTTCACCGCCCCCGATGGCGAGCGCCCGCCGTTCCTGGTGCACGTGCACGGCGGCCCCACCGGCGAGGTCTCCCCCACGCTGAGCGCGGATTTCGCCTACTTCACCAGTCGCGGCATCGGCGTGGTCGCGGTCAACTACGGCGGTTCCAGCGGCTACGGCCGCGCCTTCCGCGACCGGTTGCGCGAGGCATGGGGTGTGGTCGACGTCCAGGACTGCGCCACCGTGGCCGAGGCACTGGCCGCCGAGGGCACCGCCGACCCGCTGCGGCTGGGCATCCGCGGCGGCAGCGCCGGCGGCTGGACCACCGCGGCCTCGCTGACCTCGGTGGCCACCTACCGCGGCGGCGCGGCCTACTTCCCGGTGCTGGACCTGCTGTCCTTCGCCGGGGGCGGCACCCACGACTTCGAGTCCCGCTACCTCGACGGCCTGGTCGGCGCGCTGCCCGAGGCCGAGGCGCGCTACCGGGAGCGCTCCCCGTCCAACCGGGTGGACCAGCTCGCCGGGCCGATCCTGCTGCTGCAGGGCCTGGAGGACCAGGTGTGCCCGCCCGAGCAGTGCGACCGGTTCCTGGAAGCCTTGGCGGGCAAGGGGATCCCGCACGCCTATCGATCGTTCGAGGGCGAGCAGCACGGGTTCCGGCGGGCGGAGAACATCCAGGCCGCGCTGGAGGCCGAGCTGTCCTTCTTCGGTCAGACCCTCGGGTTCAGCCCGGCCGGGGTGCCCGCGCTGGAGCTGCGTTCGTGA